From the genome of Turicibacter faecis, one region includes:
- a CDS encoding acyl-[acyl-carrier-protein] thioesterase, with translation MNGRVRFSEVGEDGRLTLPHLINYFQDCSTFHLEDIGLGTDYFVQQNLAFYILSWQIEINRLPYLGEEIKVGTLIYGCKGMFGYRNYIMYDVAGNILAYANLCGCFIDASTGKFVKLSEDEVEKYPIEEKIEMNYLPRKIKVPSSNQVLEPIRVRRHQIDVNAHVNNSQYVAMALDCLEGTETLTQIRVEYKRAAKLGDVIIPTVTKEGQSYYVTLCDDQMQPYTVITFGV, from the coding sequence ATGAATGGCCGTGTGCGATTTAGTGAGGTAGGAGAAGATGGGCGGTTAACATTACCCCATTTGATTAATTATTTTCAAGATTGTAGTACATTTCATTTAGAGGATATCGGATTAGGGACAGACTACTTTGTCCAACAAAATCTAGCATTTTATATTTTATCGTGGCAAATTGAAATCAATCGCCTTCCTTATTTAGGTGAGGAAATTAAGGTAGGGACGTTGATTTATGGATGTAAAGGGATGTTTGGCTATCGAAATTACATCATGTATGACGTTGCGGGAAATATTTTAGCTTACGCTAATTTATGCGGATGCTTTATTGATGCATCGACGGGAAAATTTGTTAAATTATCAGAGGATGAGGTTGAAAAGTATCCGATTGAAGAAAAAATAGAGATGAATTATTTACCCCGTAAAATTAAAGTTCCTTCGAGTAATCAGGTGTTAGAACCCATTCGCGTGAGAAGGCATCAGATTGATGTGAATGCACATGTTAACAATAGTCAGTATGTTGCGATGGCCCTTGACTGTTTAGAAGGAACAGAAACGCTGACACAAATACGGGTTGAATATAAGCGAGCAGCTAAATTAGGAGATGTCATTATCCCAACCGTTACAAAGGAAGGCCAGTCGTATTATGTGACCCTATGTGATGATCAGATGCAACCGTATACGGTTATTACTTTCGGGGTTTAA
- a CDS encoding patatin-like phospholipase family protein, giving the protein MKLGLVLEGGGMRGLYTCGVLDCFLDHHLLVDYVIGVSAGACHGVSYVSMQRGRGFRINTNYLHDKRYLSLRNFIQTKSLFGMDFIFDEIPHQLDPFDYETFLSSPCEFKLGVTDALTGQCVYFDKSHLNYDSTLIKASSSIPVFSPVVRYQGRDYLDGGTSDSIPVKQALADGCDHVIVVLTRDRDYIKKPEGFRSIYKNVLKKYPNMIKALDHRHAMYNDTLSLIKELEARGQTTVIAPHSPVKISRFEKDKEKLKKLYDLGYQDALETLDRLKQWNKKG; this is encoded by the coding sequence ATGAAACTTGGACTAGTTTTAGAAGGTGGCGGCATGCGTGGACTGTATACGTGTGGGGTCCTCGATTGTTTTTTAGATCATCACTTACTCGTTGACTACGTGATTGGGGTATCGGCAGGGGCCTGCCATGGCGTTTCTTACGTTTCGATGCAACGTGGACGCGGATTTCGTATTAATACGAATTATCTCCATGACAAACGCTACCTTAGTCTTAGAAATTTTATTCAAACGAAGTCTTTATTTGGAATGGATTTCATCTTTGATGAAATTCCTCACCAACTCGACCCCTTCGATTACGAAACCTTTCTCTCTTCACCCTGTGAATTTAAACTTGGGGTAACTGATGCGCTTACCGGTCAATGCGTCTATTTTGACAAATCACATCTTAATTACGACTCCACGCTCATCAAAGCCTCTTCCTCCATTCCTGTCTTCTCCCCTGTCGTTCGATATCAGGGGCGCGATTACTTAGATGGAGGAACCTCTGATTCCATACCTGTTAAACAAGCCTTGGCCGATGGATGTGACCATGTGATTGTCGTCCTTACCCGCGACCGAGACTATATCAAAAAACCTGAAGGATTTCGCTCGATTTATAAGAACGTATTAAAAAAATATCCGAATATGATTAAGGCACTCGATCACCGTCATGCAATGTATAATGACACGCTCTCATTGATTAAAGAGTTAGAGGCTCGCGGACAAACTACCGTTATTGCACCTCACTCCCCCGTTAAAATTAGTCGCTTTGAAAAGGATAAAGAAAAACTAAAGAAACTATATGATCTTGGATATCAGGATGCCCTTGAAACACTCGACCGTCTAAAACAATGGAATAAAAAAGGCTAG
- a CDS encoding radical SAM/SPASM domain-containing protein — MPRFKRVYIEITNRCNLKCDFCPSATLGRGGRMMNETDFIHILKEVKPYTDYLYFHLLGEPFLNPRLERFLQLSHESGMQVNLTTNGVLIQKVAPILIKSPALRQINFSIHSFEANEQTGTLKDYLLNIARFIKEAQSERPLYCNLRLWNMDAEELKAKNTLNTDILRLIEDVFELDFSLSERLQQTHQVKIKDRVFIHMAEKFAWPTLNREVISERLFCYGLRDHLAIQADGTVVPCCLDSEGNIPLGNIHQTPLREILASERAVNLYEGFSQRKAVEELCKRCGYAQRY; from the coding sequence ATGCCAAGGTTTAAACGAGTCTATATTGAGATTACGAATCGGTGTAATTTAAAGTGTGATTTTTGTCCAAGTGCTACGCTCGGTCGTGGTGGGCGCATGATGAATGAAACAGACTTTATTCATATTTTAAAGGAAGTAAAGCCGTATACCGATTATTTATATTTTCATTTATTAGGGGAGCCCTTCTTAAATCCGAGGCTTGAGCGTTTTTTACAATTGAGTCATGAATCCGGCATGCAAGTCAATCTTACGACCAATGGTGTTCTTATTCAAAAGGTGGCCCCAATTTTGATAAAGTCCCCAGCTTTAAGACAAATAAACTTTTCTATTCATTCGTTTGAAGCGAATGAACAAACAGGGACGTTAAAGGATTATTTATTAAACATTGCCCGTTTTATTAAGGAGGCACAGTCTGAACGTCCTCTTTATTGTAATCTTCGATTATGGAATATGGATGCGGAAGAGTTAAAGGCTAAAAATACGTTGAATACTGATATTTTACGTTTGATTGAGGATGTTTTTGAGTTAGATTTTAGTTTAAGCGAGCGATTACAACAGACGCATCAGGTTAAGATTAAGGATCGCGTGTTTATTCATATGGCGGAAAAGTTTGCATGGCCGACGCTAAATCGTGAGGTGATTAGTGAGCGGTTATTTTGTTATGGCTTACGGGATCATTTGGCGATTCAGGCGGATGGGACGGTGGTTCCGTGTTGTTTAGATAGTGAGGGAAATATTCCGCTTGGAAATATTCATCAAACGCCGTTGCGTGAGATTTTAGCAAGTGAACGCGCGGTTAATCTATATGAGGGGTTC